TGAAATGagatacagttgaaaccagtttacatacactgcataaaaaaccctttttttccACTGTCTGAAGTTGAATCAGATTAAACTTCTCCTATTTTACATCAGAtagaattataaaaaaaatttctatttgctaaatgcaaagaaagttagaaatactataaaaaaagttttcactAAGTTTtcttattgaaataattttgataattctaattttcttaagataaattaaatttagtAGTTTAGAAGTagcgagaaaaaaaatgtgtatgtaaacttttggtTTCGACTGCATGAACTGTACTGAATATTTCACTTCCTGAAACAACCCTTTACAATAAAGTAACTCTAACTCTGTTTGCTCAGACTCCCTTAATAAAATCAAGAACggaattttgttttgttctaatGTTTTTAGAAGTATTTAATCATTCTAATGTCTGGATTTGGTTTCTACAACAACTTCAGGTATGAAGCTCGCTGATGGATCTTACCGCACTAAGAGGCTTTAAAAACCGTGCAGGTTCGGTTTTTAAGGAATGCTTCTGAAACGCGGACATATGCGCTGAATATTAATTCTGTTTTGACGCTTGCTGAAacaattatttgcaaaatatgcatttcatgcatattttgaaacttttccatTAAGTATAATAATTCACCTTTAAGAGAGTTTAagctgacagaaaatatttttccacacaTCTTTACAATatcttttcacttttatttcattactcAACTGAATGAATGTACAGcagtttttaacagaaacattcaATAAGTTTCAAACTAGATCTCACTAAAGAATTACAAagcttgcatttttttttttatttacttgcaATGCCATTCATCTTATTAAAAGCATTTGAAGTCTTTGTCAGGTTTGTCTAAAAATAagttgactttttaaatgtcatgctCTTGCAGGCTGAATCAACTGATTTTTGTTAGTAAGTGCAAAGAACTGTTAAGAACAGGTAGTGGCATTGGAGTCCTGACTATATATACACCTGGTAAGGAgtcaatattaattttttttaagaatgaaaaaataatgaacaaaaaaaagctcttaGTTTCATTGGacatatttacacacattttttttgtttagatggttcaaaaaaatcttaccttacaaaccaaaaaactttttttttttgtttagaattGAAAATATGCTCAATTTACCTGATCAGCACACAAACCCTGGACAACTCTTTCCAAGTAAATTAATCTGAAGTAGAATCAGATAGATCCTAAACTGAATATTAGCTCTCGTAACAACCATTTactaacttttttattattagtaaaTTGCTGTGTACAATCAATAGCACCTACAGTAACATTTCTACTATACAGCTACATTCTAAGATTTCAGCTATGATAGTTAAAGGTTTGTGCTTTTGAGACATTCCCTGTAAGGAAAAAAAGGTGTGATACTTCATCACGGCCACGAGGAGGCACTGTTAGCCCATCAGAGCACTGCAGGTTCTTCTCTGAAAGGACGGCAAAATGCACATCACAGGCTGTGAAGGCCTGAAGAAAGAGGCAAACATGTCCACTATGTCCTCAGTTGGCAAAAATAAGagcaaaagaaaaggtttttagaGTCGTTTTAGCTCTGGGTGAATCCAGAAGGGCATCTTAAGAACAAGTCAATAACTCACCAAGCTTTAATATGAGTTATGACGTGATGGTGATATATTTATCGGAGTCTTTTTCCTTcaagtttttttcctttgttttattcagGTATCTTTTGAATGGAAGACATTTGATTATAGGAGAGACAATAAGGCACGGCCCCTCACAAGGTCAGGTCAATAATGATGTGTTCAAAGATCTGTGTGTTTCCCTTGAAGCTCGATGAAAATATAAAGTCCCTGCGGTCAGTGGAGACCACGGTGAATGAGCGCGGTGCCTGGATGTACACTTCCTTGAAGCggtcaaagattttcttctcaTCATCCCACAGATAGATTTGCGAGAACGTATAGTCACTTCCCAGAGCCAGGTAGTGGCGGTCCTTGAATGTAAATGGCTGCAGGATCATGGAACCTCGGGACGGTACAGCCTGGATCTCTGAAAACTGTTTGGGTCCCCATTTTAGGACCTTGGAGTCACCAATGTAGCGGGTCATGGAAAGATAGAGCTCCTCTTTGATCCGGAAGTGTTTCACAGCTACCACGTCCTCCATGTTGGGGATATCACCCTGCAGGATGAACTTCTGGTTGCTACGGCTCCACTGGTAGATCACTGGAACCTGTGAGCGACTTGCCAAGATTAGGTGAGCCTTCCCATCTAGGTTTAAGAACTCTGCGTCTGTGTCACGGAACCACTCGTGCAGGGACTGGTATGAGTAAAATCCGTTATCGTTCCACTTGTAGAGGGTTGACAAGCCTGCTTTGGAGCTGTCTGCGATGACAAAGAACCAGTCTGTTCCAATCTGAAAAGCCTCGATGTCATTGGGTTTGGAGATCTTGGACACTTCAGTGTCCTGGAACTTGTTGAACCTGCTTTGGTCATCATCAAACTTGTAAATGTGGGAACCACCAAACAGCTGAGCCACAATGACATAAACCTCTTCCTGGATGATTACTGACTTGCAGCCAACAATGGACTGACCTACAGAGGAACACAggcaaaacacaacatttaaactCAACCGAggcattttcttaaaatgatgGTTTAACTTGCAATATTTGACATGCAGCAGCTAATTCTCAAAGCGACTCCTTTGTATTAATCTAAGCTTATTTGATCCTTAAGCTGAAGCTAATTGCTTAGTTAAGAGCCTTTTCACACATGTAGTTTGTTTACTTTAGTCCAAATCAGTTGATGAATTGTTAACTTGTAACTAActtgtaaaattcaaaattagCTAACTTGCAACTAActtgtaaaattcaaaattagctaaaatggACTTTATGGTTTACAAAGATTACTCTACCGCATCCCACAATGCAGCAGAACCTTAAAACTGTTGTCACATTTGCATCAgctgtctttctttctgctgaaaAGCACAAAAGGATTTGCACTGGAAATTGAGATAATTGCTCATACCCATCAAATGCAAACTTCAAAGTATCTCATCAGGATCGTACATTGATAGATCAGTACAGAGGAGcgtataattgtgaagtgaaaagaaaatgaaacatggtttcaactttattcataaataaacttacatttgtattcagcccttTTAACCTGATACCCCTGAGAAACTGTGGCAAGGCTCAAATATTGATATTCACAGATGCTCTACAGCTGACTGAGCTTGTACTATTTTGGTAGAgacatgctaaaaaaaactttagaatAAAGATCTTGAAAACCTTGTGTC
The window above is part of the Xiphophorus couchianus chromosome 14, X_couchianus-1.0, whole genome shotgun sequence genome. Proteins encoded here:
- the lgi2a gene encoding leucine-rich repeat LGI family member 2a; amino-acid sequence: MPPALRIWALLCVSLCILCPPALLKKAFRCPSTCSCSKESIICVGSSNIPRIAPNEITSLSIVNGTFSEVREAMFAHIPTLQLLLLNSNSLTTVRDDAFSGLPHLEYLFIESNKLETTSKYAFRGLRDLTHLSLANNNIKFLPRDVFIDLDSLIELDLRGNAFECNCRAKWLMMWLKSTNATVSDVVCAGPDDMKGKRLNDMNSLHNECISTDFVLHQSVASESLSVDTFSFKNDVYVTIAAPSSDSCMVLQWDHIEMNFRTYDNITGQSIVGCKSVIIQEEVYVIVAQLFGGSHIYKFDDDQSRFNKFQDTEVSKISKPNDIEAFQIGTDWFFVIADSSKAGLSTLYKWNDNGFYSYQSLHEWFRDTDAEFLNLDGKAHLILASRSQVPVIYQWSRSNQKFILQGDIPNMEDVVAVKHFRIKEELYLSMTRYIGDSKVLKWGPKQFSEIQAVPSRGSMILQPFTFKDRHYLALGSDYTFSQIYLWDDEKKIFDRFKEVYIQAPRSFTVVSTDRRDFIFSSSFKGNTQIFEHIIIDLTL